A segment of the Vagococcus hydrophili genome:
TGAAAGAAACATTAAAAATTTTCTCCTCCTTTTTGATTTAATTTGCTATGATAGTATTTTAGCGATATTATCAAATAAGTCAATTCATATGTGCAAAAAGATATAAGCAAAAGAATAGACAAGGACAACTTGAAGCGTTAAAGTAATGATGAAATAAAACTTATGGGGGTATATTTATGTACGATGTAATTATAATTGGTGCAGGACCTGGTGGGATGACAGCCGCACTTTATGCGTCACGTTCAGATTTATCTGTTTTAGTGATTGAAAGAGGCGCTCCTGGTGGACAATTGATGAATACATCAGATGTGGAAAATTATCCAGGATTTGAGTCAATTACAGGACCTGATTTAGCCATGAAAATGTATGACAATTCCTCAAATTTTGGGGCAACGCATGCTTACGGCAATGTGACTCGTTTAGAAAATGATGGATTAGTTAAAAGAGTGTATTGTGATGATGAAGTATATGAAGCAAAAACAGTGATTATTGCCTCAGGAAGCGAACATCGTAAAATCGGTATTCCTGGTGAAGAAGAATACGCAGGTCGCGGAGTGTCATATTGTGCCGTATGTGATGGTGCATTCTTTAAAGAGCGCCACTTATATGTGGTTGGTGGTGGAGATTCTGCCGTTGAAGAAGGACTATATTTAACACAATTTGCTAGCAAAGTAACGATTGTTCACCGTAGAGAAGAATTACGTGCTCAAAAAATCTTACAAGATCGTGCCTTTAAAAATGAAAAAATTGATTTTATGTGGAACAAAGTCCCTGTAGAAATAACAGGGGATGATAAAAAAATCACTAATTTAACCTTAAAAGATACAAAAACGGATGAATTAACGACTGTGGATGCAGAAGGTATCTTCATTTATATTGGATTAGATCCATTAACAGAACCATTTCAAGAGTTAAATATTACAAACGGCGAAGGTTGGATTGAAACAAATAACCATATGGAAACACGTATTCCTGGAGTTTATGCCATAGGGGACGTTCGTGATACAGTGTTACGCCAAATTGCAACAGCGGTTGGAGATGGTAGTATTGCTGGACAAGAAGTTTATAAATATATAACTAGTTTAGACTAGACGTACTAAACAGATAAAAATAGATAAAGAGGTTATAAATAAAACAGATGATAGTTTTATTATAACCTCCTATTTTTTTTACTTTTGGACTTCTTTAAGTGGTATAATGAAAGCGAATAAAAAACAGAGGTGATAAGAAATGGAATGGAAAACAACCTATCAACAATGGAATGAATTTGAAAATATAGATGAGCTTGTAAAAACAAGTTTATTGGAAATGGCATCAGATGAAGCGAAGATGAAAGACGCTTTTTATGCTCCCTTAGAGTTTGGGACTGCCGGTATGCGCGGAATTATTGGTGCTGGAATTAACCGTATGAATGTTTATACTGTCAGACAAGCAACAGACGGCTTGGGTAAATTTATTGAAAATTTAGGAGATGCTGAAAAAGAACGCGGTGTAGCGATTGCTTATGATTCAAGACACCAATCACCAGAGTTTGCTATGGCTGCAGCAGAAACATTAGCGGCTCGTGGGATTGCTTCATATGTTTTTGAAAGCTTACGTCCAACGCCAGAATTATCATTTGCAGTTAGACACTTTAACTGTATTGCTGGAATCATGATTACAGCTAGTCACAATCCTGCTGCCTATAATGGTTTTAAAGTGTACGGGGAAGATGGCGGTCAAATGCCACCACATGATGCAGATGCTGTTACAGAATTTGTCCGTTCAATCAAAAATCCTTTAGAAATTGAATTTAAATTACAAGAAGAAGCAGGGGACTTGATTACCATTATTGGTGAAGAAGTTGATGCGACTTATTTAGAAAATATTAAATCAGTGAGTGTGAATCACGACTTGATTAAACGCACTGGAAAAGACTTGAAATTAATTTTTACACCATTACATGGAACGGGGAAAATGCTAGGAGAACGTGCCTTAAAGCAAGCTGGTTTTGAAAGTTTCCAATTAGTGCCAGAACAAGCCGTTGCAGACCCTGACTTTTCAACGGTAGCTTCTCCAAACCCAGAAGAACACTCGGCTTTTGAGTATGCGATTAAATTAGGAGAAAAAGAAGGGGCAGAAATTTTAGTTGCCACAGACCCTGATGCGGACCGTTTAGGCGCAGCCGTTAAATGTGCAGATGGAAGTTACAAAGTCTTAACAGGAAATCAACTAGGTAGCTTAATGGTTCATTACTTGCTTCAAGCACAAAAAGAGCAAGGAACTTTATCAGAAAAAGCAGTTGTGTTAAAATCAATTGTATCAAGTGAATTATCAACAGCAATCTGTCAAAAATTTGATGTTAAAATGGTGAATGTTTTAACAGGATTTAAATTCATTGCTGAAAAAATCAAAGAGTATGAAAAAGATAACTCACAACATTTTGTGTTTGGTTTTGAAGAAAGCTATGGCTATTTAGTTCAACCTTTCGTAAGAGATAAAGATGCGATTCAAGCATTACTATTACTGGCAGAAATTGCAGCTTACTATAAAGAACAAAATAAAACATTAGCAGATGCCATGGAAGATATTTATCAAGAATTTGGTTATTTTGAAGAAAAAACAATTTCGGTTACCATGAGTGGTATTGAAGGCGTTGAGAAAATTAAACAATTAATGAAAGACGTTCGTAAGGATATTCCAACAGAATTTGCTGGTATTAAAGTGGCTTACTATGAAGATTACCAATCTCAAGTGAGAACTTACGCAACAAAAGCAACAGAAACGATTGATTTACCAACAGCAGATGTTCTGAAATTCTTTTTAGAAGATGGTAGCTGGATTGCTATTAGACCTTCTGGAACAGAACCTAAAATTAAATTCTATTTAGGTGTTAAAGGAAGCAGTTTATCAGATACAAATGAAAAAATCATTGCCTTTGAAAAAGCTGTTGGTCAATTTATCGATTAATCAATGTGAATAGATGAAGGTGGAGAGAAATGATGGTTGAAGGCGTAACAGATGAGAATATATTAAGAGTGAGTAGATTTTATAAAAGTATTAGTGATCCAACGCGGTTAAAAATTTTACTAGCTCTTTCAGAAGAAGAATTGAATGTGACGTCGATTACTAATAAGTTAGGAATGGAACAGTCCGCCATTTCTCATCAATTAAAATTACTAAGAGAAAATTACTTAGTGAAGTCTAGAAAAGAAGGCAAAACAGTTGTCTATTCTTTAGACGATCATCATGTAACAGAAATTTTATCTGAAACATTCTTACATTTAAGTCATATCAAAGAGTGTGATTAACATTAAACAGGGGATTGAGACAAAATATTGTCTCTTCCTCTTTTTTTTATAGATAAAATTAGTTATAATTAACAAAATATTAGAAAAAAATGAGTGTGTTTTAATAACATAGGAGTGATCGAATGGCAAAAATAATAAAAATAGGCATTTTAGGTTTGGGAACTGTGGGTTCAGCTATACCATTCTTGTTAAGAGAACAAGAAGAAAAAATACAAAAGCTAACAGGCCTCTCTTTTGAAATTGAGAAAGTGTTTGTGAGAAATGTTTCAAATAAACAAGAAATAGCCAATCAATTTAACCTCAAGTTAACAACAGATATTAGAGACGTGATTGAGAATCAAGAAATTGATATTATCGTTGAAGTAATGGGTGGGACGACTATCGCAAAAGATAGCATCATAACAGCTTTAAAGAATAAAAAACATGTTATCACTGCGAATAAAGACTTGATTGCTCAACACGGAAATGAAATCGAAAAAATAGCCCGAGAAAATAGTTGTTGGCTATATTATGAAGCGGCTGTCGCTGGTGGGATTCCGATTTTGAGAACCCTCTCTAATAGTTTCATCTCCGATAAAATCAATAGTGTTTACGGAATTGTTAATGGGACGACGAACTATATGTTAACCCAAATGACAACGAATAATTGGAGTTACGATGAAGCATTAAAAGAAGCACAACGTTTAGGTTTTGCTGAATCTGATCCGACAAATGATGTAGAAGGTATTGATGCCGCTTATAAAATGGTTATTTTAACTAAATTATGTTTTGGGATGTCTCTTCAAATGAAAGATGTCTCAACTCAAGGAATTACTCAAATTAGTAAACAAGATATTTTGTGTGCTGAGGAAATGGGTTATCAAATTAAATTACTAGGATCAGCCAAAATGATTAATCAAGGAGTCAAAACAAGCGTTGCTCCGACCTTAGTTTCTAATAGTCATCCTTTAGCTAGTGTAGAAAATGAAAAAAATGCAGTATTTATTGATAGTTTTGGAATGGGAGAGACGATGTATTACGGAGCTGGTGCAGGTGGTAATCCTACAGCTAGCAGCATTCTAAATGATCTTATGGTTATAGGTGAGCAACTAAAAAATAAAGTGGAAGTTTCTTCCGTAACTAGATTTGAGGAGTCTGTTGTTTTGGCTGCTGAATCAGATAGTTATTCAAAATACTTTGTAACCTTTGAGATGGAAACAAGTAATGAAACTTTTTTTAATATACTGAAAGATAAACACATTAAGAAGGATCAGATTATTCAAAAAACTAGTGAAAAAGAGCAAGTGTTTACAGCGATACTAACTAGTAAAATGAACAATGAAGAGTTAGTTTTATTGTTAGAGGAAATAAAAGCTGAATTTAAGCTAAGTAATCAAAAAAGTTATCACGTTATTTAAGAGGAGTGAGTCTATGAAAATTATTGTCCCTGCAACGACAGCCAATTTAGGTCCAGGTTTTGATTCTTTTGGTTTGGCTTTGTCGATGTATTTGGAGATAGAAGTTGTTGGTAAAAGTGAAGAATGGGTCATCGAACATGACTTTAAAGGAATATCAGCTGATGAAACTAATTTAATTATTAAAACAGCCCTTGATTTATACCCTGAATTAGTTCCTCATCGGTTAAAAATGGTTTCTGAGATACCTTTAGCTCGCGGTTTAGGTAGTAGTTCATCTGCTATTGTCGCAGGGATTGAACTAGCCAACCAGTTAGGTGAGTTGAATTTAACAAGTGACGCTAAATTAAGAATTGCTGCCAGGATTGAAGGACATCCCGATAATGTGGCTCCTTCTATTTTAGGCAGTTTTGTGGCAGCTAGTCAATTGGAAGAAGATGTTTTCTATACGAAGCATGATTTTCCTGAATGTGGCATTATCGCGGTGATTCCAAATTATCATTTACTAACGTCAGATAGTCGCAATGTCTTACCAGAAAGACTAACCCATGAATACGCAGTAGAGGCTAGTAGTATTTCGAATGTTGTTTTAAGTTCTCTAATTACAGGGAATTTAGAGCAAGCTTGTTTATTAATGGAACAAGACAAATGGCACGAACCGTTTAGAAATGCTTTAGTTCCAGAATTAAATAAGGTGCGAGCATTGAAGAAAAAGCTAAATTTATACACGGCTGTTTTAAGTGGGGCGGGTCCGACTATTTTGGCCTTATGTAAAAAGGATGAATCAGCTAAGATTACGTCAGTGCTACAAGAAAAACTGAATCGCTGTCTTGTCAAAAATCTAGAAGTTGATAAAATAGGAGTTCGAGTTTTATAAAAAAGAAAGAGACTAACATTTTTTTGTCAGTCTCTTTTTTTAATAGATTATTATTTATTTTGTTGTTTACCAGCATTGCGACCTTTAGCATTTTTATTATTGCCATTGTTTTTGTTGGCTGGTTTTTGTTTTCCTTGCGGCGTCACATCTTTAATTTTAGGCTTCACTACTTTAATCGGATTTTTTTCCAATTGTTCAGCAAGTTCTGCTTTAATTTTTGGTTTATGGTAAAGGTTAGTAATTAAAGATTGAATACAACTGAAAATACCACCGATTACCCAGTAAAGTGTTACACCAGCAGGAGCGCTGATTGAGAACATAATAATCATGATAGGTGACATGTAGCTCATCATCTTCATTTGTTTCTTCTGTTCTTCGTTCATACCAATCATGCTAATATAACTTTGAGCAAAGTAACTAATACCTGCTAAAGCGACTAAAAGCATACTTGGTTTTCCTAAGTTAATTCCCATAAAGACAGTTTCATTAATACCTGGCGTAAATTTAGCCGCAAAGAATAATGCGGTAAAGATAGGCATTTGAAGAAGTAATGGTAAACAACCCATACCACCCATTAGATTAATGTTGTTGTCTTTATAAAGTTGTTGTAACTCAGTTTGAGCCTGCATTTTTTCTTCGTTTGAAGTAGCAGCCTTCATTCTTTTGTTGATTTCATCAGTATATGGCTTAACTGAGGCCATTTTTTCCTGTTGAATCATTGATTTTTTCATTTGACTTAAACCAAGTGGCATAATAATCAAACGAACGACAACTGTTAGTAGGATGATGGCTAAACCAAAACCAAGTCCCCAGTCCTCAGCTAAAAAGGTAATCATGTTACTCATAGGTTTCACAAGGAAATTGTAAACAAATCCGTCCCCTGTAGGATTTCCTGTTTTATCTGTCTTAACACAACCAGAAAGAAAAATCAGTAACCCGAATAAACTGGATGTCATCATCCATCGTTTTAATCGCTTCATTCAATTCGTTCCTTTACTATAATCTACACAAAGAATACTATATCTAAAATCACGGGCTTTTTCAATCTAAAAGTAAAATATATTTAGTACCTCACAGAAAAATCAGGATAATCTTCTAAATTTTCATGTGGCTGAATAGTGACGTGATCAACCCGACCAAAAGGTGCAGGTGACTTTTTTACAATGGCGATAAACTGTTGAATTAAATTTTCACTACCGAGCGCCTCAATATAAACATCTCCATTGTCTTCATTTCGCACCATACCTAAAATTCCTAATTCATCCGCTTTTATTTTGGTCATATATCTAAACCCAACACCTTGAACTCGACCTGATACTCGTAATGATACTTTCATAAAATGACCTCGCTTTTTATTTATTTACACCATTATATCTCGTGAATCTTAAACTGTAAATTTAGCTAAAATTTGTTATAATGATTGAGATTGAGAGGGAAAACAATGAAAATAATAGAATCGCTAAAAAATGATTGGGTTAAACAAATAAAAAAATTAGAACAAAAAAAACATAGAGATCAACAAAATAGGTATCTTATTGAAGGAGAGCACTTAGTAGAGGAAGCTATCGCATTTAACGCGCCTGTGGAAAGTTTCATTATTACTGAATCAGCTTTAACAACTCATATTAGTTTAGTTGAAAAAATGGACGTCGAAAAAATTATTCAAGTGACAGATGATATTATGAAACATATCTCAGGTTTACCAAGTCCACAACCAGTAGCAGCCATTGTAGAGAAAAATATAGCTGAAATTAAGTTAGCATCTGCAACAAGATTACTACTATTAGACAATGTTCAAGATCCAGGAAATGTGGGGACAATGATTAGAACAGCGGATGCAGCTGGATTTGATGCCGTTATCTTAGGTGAAGGAACAGCGGATATTTATAATTCAAAAGTGGTTCGTTCTATGCAAGGCAGTCAATTTCACATACAAATCGAAGAAGCTGATTTGTTAAAAAAAATAGATGAACTTAAGCAGTCTAGTGTGACTCTTTATGGAACTGAATTAAATGAGGAAGCTATTTCTTATCAAGAAATAAACAAGGACCACAAATTAGGAATTATTTTAGGTAATGAGGGACAAGGTGTTTCAAGAGAGGTGCTAGAAAATACGGATTATAATGTATACATTCCAATGAAAGGTCAAGCAGAATCCTTAAACGTAGCCATAGCCGCAGGAATTATTATGTTTTCCGTGTAATATATTACAATTTTATTAAGGACGTTTACTAAACTAGTAATTATGATTTCTTCATGATAGAATACTACTAATGTGAATGAAGTAATTAATTAAACTAACATATAACTAAAGGAAAGTGACTATAACTTATGACATTAAACTGGCAAAATGACACTGAATATTTAGAATTAGTAGCAGATTTGATTGACACAAAAGACGTACAAAGCTTAGTCGAATTCAAGCAACATCACTATTCAAACCGTTTAGAACATTCGATTAGTGTGTCGTATAGAAGCTTTCTACTAGCAAAAAAATGGAACGGCAATACGAGAGCAACTGCAAGAGCAGGTCTGTTACATGATTTATTCTATTATGATTGGAAAACAGAAGAAAAATCTCCAAATGGCTCACATGCTTATGTGCACCCAAGAATTGCTTTAGAAAACGCAAGAAAATTAACTGAAATTTCAGATTTAGAAGAAGATATCATTGTAAAGCATATGTTTGGCGCAACGATCGCACCACCTAAGTACAAAGAAAGCTATATTGTTACATTAGTTGATAAGTATTGTGCGTGTGAAGAAGTATTTGTTCCCCTATATGAAAAGATGAAATTTAAAGCCTCAAATTATTTTGGCTTAGTAAATGTATAAAAAATGAGTCGACTTGCTAGAAAAGGTCGGCTTTTTCATTTATACTAAGGATATACTTTTTAAGATAAATGGTATGGATGAGGTGAAAGTATGGAATCATGTAAAGAACGTCAATTTATGTTATGTCCTAAGTTTGAGAAAACATTCGAAATTTTAGGAAAAAAATGGAATGGTCTAATCATCGATGTCTTAATCGAGGATGGTTGTCAACGCTTTGTTGAACTTGCGACTAAAATCCCAGACGTTAGTGATCGTGTGTTAGTAGAACGTTTAAAAGAACTTGAAGAAAAAGGTATTTTAGAGAGAAAAGTTTTTTCAGAAGAAACCAATCGGATTGAGTATGGCTTAACCAAAAAAGGGTTAGAGCTAAAACCAGTCATGGATGAAATCAAAGTATGGGGCGAGAAATGGGTTTAAGTTTAGACTTGACCTTTTGCCTTGTTTCTTGTAGTATGAATGCAATATAACAATAACATTAAGAGAAAAGAGTAATTTAATTATTTTTTCAAAAGGGAGACTTGTCACTGACTGAAAGCAAGTTGTTAAAAGATTAAACGAAGTTCACTTCTCACGTTGTTTATCTCAGTAATAAACCGGTGGATTCATCGTTAACAAATAAAAGTGCACACATAGCGTGTGAATTAGGATGGTACCGCGAGACATCGTTCCTTTGTATAAGGAATGGTGTCTTTTTTTGTTGCTAAAAATAGGAAGGATGGAGAATAATGTCTTTAAAAGAAACATTGGAACAATTAAAGAAAGAAACATTAACAAAAATTGAATCAACGCAAACGTTAGATCATTTGAATGACATCAGAGTTCAGATTTTAGGTAAAAAAGGCTCAATCACAGAAGTGTTAAGAGGAATGAAAGATTTAGATCCTGAAATGAGACCAATTGTTGGTGGATTTGCTAACGAGGTTCGTGATCATTTAACAGAAGAACTAGAACAAAAGAAAGTTGCTTTAGAAGCAGAAGCAATGAATGCTGCTCTTGAAAAAGAAACGATTGATATCACATTACCTGGTCATGAATTCAAAACAGGAACACCTCACATTTTAACTCAAGTGATGGAAGAAATCGAAGACGTGTTCTTGGGATT
Coding sequences within it:
- a CDS encoding homoserine dehydrogenase; the encoded protein is MAKIIKIGILGLGTVGSAIPFLLREQEEKIQKLTGLSFEIEKVFVRNVSNKQEIANQFNLKLTTDIRDVIENQEIDIIVEVMGGTTIAKDSIITALKNKKHVITANKDLIAQHGNEIEKIARENSCWLYYEAAVAGGIPILRTLSNSFISDKINSVYGIVNGTTNYMLTQMTTNNWSYDEALKEAQRLGFAESDPTNDVEGIDAAYKMVILTKLCFGMSLQMKDVSTQGITQISKQDILCAEEMGYQIKLLGSAKMINQGVKTSVAPTLVSNSHPLASVENEKNAVFIDSFGMGETMYYGAGAGGNPTASSILNDLMVIGEQLKNKVEVSSVTRFEESVVLAAESDSYSKYFVTFEMETSNETFFNILKDKHIKKDQIIQKTSEKEQVFTAILTSKMNNEELVLLLEEIKAEFKLSNQKSYHVI
- the yidC gene encoding membrane protein insertase YidC, which translates into the protein MKRLKRWMMTSSLFGLLIFLSGCVKTDKTGNPTGDGFVYNFLVKPMSNMITFLAEDWGLGFGLAIILLTVVVRLIIMPLGLSQMKKSMIQQEKMASVKPYTDEINKRMKAATSNEEKMQAQTELQQLYKDNNINLMGGMGCLPLLLQMPIFTALFFAAKFTPGINETVFMGINLGKPSMLLVALAGISYFAQSYISMIGMNEEQKKQMKMMSYMSPIMIIMFSISAPAGVTLYWVIGGIFSCIQSLITNLYHKPKIKAELAEQLEKNPIKVVKPKIKDVTPQGKQKPANKNNGNNKNAKGRNAGKQQNK
- a CDS encoding HD domain-containing protein; translated protein: MTLNWQNDTEYLELVADLIDTKDVQSLVEFKQHHYSNRLEHSISVSYRSFLLAKKWNGNTRATARAGLLHDLFYYDWKTEEKSPNGSHAYVHPRIALENARKLTEISDLEEDIIVKHMFGATIAPPKYKESYIVTLVDKYCACEEVFVPLYEKMKFKASNYFGLVNV
- a CDS encoding ArsR/SmtB family transcription factor; the protein is MMVEGVTDENILRVSRFYKSISDPTRLKILLALSEEELNVTSITNKLGMEQSAISHQLKLLRENYLVKSRKEGKTVVYSLDDHHVTEILSETFLHLSHIKECD
- a CDS encoding TrmH family RNA methyltransferase — protein: MKIIESLKNDWVKQIKKLEQKKHRDQQNRYLIEGEHLVEEAIAFNAPVESFIITESALTTHISLVEKMDVEKIIQVTDDIMKHISGLPSPQPVAAIVEKNIAEIKLASATRLLLLDNVQDPGNVGTMIRTADAAGFDAVILGEGTADIYNSKVVRSMQGSQFHIQIEEADLLKKIDELKQSSVTLYGTELNEEAISYQEINKDHKLGIILGNEGQGVSREVLENTDYNVYIPMKGQAESLNVAIAAGIIMFSV
- a CDS encoding winged helix-turn-helix transcriptional regulator, producing MESCKERQFMLCPKFEKTFEILGKKWNGLIIDVLIEDGCQRFVELATKIPDVSDRVLVERLKELEEKGILERKVFSEETNRIEYGLTKKGLELKPVMDEIKVWGEKWV
- a CDS encoding phospho-sugar mutase, which encodes MEWKTTYQQWNEFENIDELVKTSLLEMASDEAKMKDAFYAPLEFGTAGMRGIIGAGINRMNVYTVRQATDGLGKFIENLGDAEKERGVAIAYDSRHQSPEFAMAAAETLAARGIASYVFESLRPTPELSFAVRHFNCIAGIMITASHNPAAYNGFKVYGEDGGQMPPHDADAVTEFVRSIKNPLEIEFKLQEEAGDLITIIGEEVDATYLENIKSVSVNHDLIKRTGKDLKLIFTPLHGTGKMLGERALKQAGFESFQLVPEQAVADPDFSTVASPNPEEHSAFEYAIKLGEKEGAEILVATDPDADRLGAAVKCADGSYKVLTGNQLGSLMVHYLLQAQKEQGTLSEKAVVLKSIVSSELSTAICQKFDVKMVNVLTGFKFIAEKIKEYEKDNSQHFVFGFEESYGYLVQPFVRDKDAIQALLLLAEIAAYYKEQNKTLADAMEDIYQEFGYFEEKTISVTMSGIEGVEKIKQLMKDVRKDIPTEFAGIKVAYYEDYQSQVRTYATKATETIDLPTADVLKFFLEDGSWIAIRPSGTEPKIKFYLGVKGSSLSDTNEKIIAFEKAVGQFID
- the thrB gene encoding homoserine kinase, whose protein sequence is MKIIVPATTANLGPGFDSFGLALSMYLEIEVVGKSEEWVIEHDFKGISADETNLIIKTALDLYPELVPHRLKMVSEIPLARGLGSSSSAIVAGIELANQLGELNLTSDAKLRIAARIEGHPDNVAPSILGSFVAASQLEEDVFYTKHDFPECGIIAVIPNYHLLTSDSRNVLPERLTHEYAVEASSISNVVLSSLITGNLEQACLLMEQDKWHEPFRNALVPELNKVRALKKKLNLYTAVLSGAGPTILALCKKDESAKITSVLQEKLNRCLVKNLEVDKIGVRVL
- a CDS encoding acylphosphatase, producing MKVSLRVSGRVQGVGFRYMTKIKADELGILGMVRNEDNGDVYIEALGSENLIQQFIAIVKKSPAPFGRVDHVTIQPHENLEDYPDFSVRY
- the trxB gene encoding thioredoxin-disulfide reductase, translating into MYDVIIIGAGPGGMTAALYASRSDLSVLVIERGAPGGQLMNTSDVENYPGFESITGPDLAMKMYDNSSNFGATHAYGNVTRLENDGLVKRVYCDDEVYEAKTVIIASGSEHRKIGIPGEEEYAGRGVSYCAVCDGAFFKERHLYVVGGGDSAVEEGLYLTQFASKVTIVHRREELRAQKILQDRAFKNEKIDFMWNKVPVEITGDDKKITNLTLKDTKTDELTTVDAEGIFIYIGLDPLTEPFQELNITNGEGWIETNNHMETRIPGVYAIGDVRDTVLRQIATAVGDGSIAGQEVYKYITSLD